The genomic DNA AGGTGTACGGGAACCTCGAGGGCACGCTCACGGCGGAGCAGTTCTACAAGGAGGCGCACCGTAAGGTCTTCAGGGCCATGGAGCGCCTGCACCGCCGCGGCGAGCCGATGGACCTGGTTACCCTCACGGAGGAGCTGCGCCAGGCGGGCGACCTCGAGGGGGTCGGCAGCGTCGCCTACCTGGTGGGCCTGGTCGACTCGGTGCCCACGGCCGCTTACGCGGAGAGCTACGCGCGCATCGTGCACGAGAAGGCCACCCTGCGCGACCTCATCGGGGCGGGCGGGCGCATCATGCAGGCGGCCTTCGACCAGTCCGGCCCGCTCGAGGAGGTGCTGGACGCCGCCGAGAAGGCCGTGTTCGACCTCACCACCCGCAAGCGCCGCTCGAACTTCGAGGGCATGCGCACGCTCGTGACGCAGACGTTCCAGGAGATCAACGAGCGTTTCGCCAACCCCAACCCGGTGTCCGGGCTGAGGGTGGGCTTCAAGGAGCTCGACAGCATGACGGGCGGCCTGCAACCCGCCAGCCTCAACGTCCTCGCGGCGCGCCCCTCGATGGGCAAGACGGCGCTCGCCCTGACCATCGGCCTCAACGCCGCCCTCAAGGAGGGCGCCGCCGTCGGCATCTTCTCGCTCGAGATGTCGGCCGTGCAGCTGGTGCAGCGCATGCTCTGCGCCGAGGCGCGCGTCGACATGACGCGCGTGCGCTCCGGCAACCTCAACGACCGCGACTTCCAGCGCCTGGCCGACACGGCGGGGCGGATGTCGGAGGCGCGCATGTTCATCGACGACCACTCCGACATGACCGTCATGGAGCTCCGCTCGCGCGCCCGCCGCCTGCAGGCGGAGCACGGGCTCGACCTGCTCGTCATCGACTACCTGCAGCTCATGTCGGGAAGCGCGCGCAGCACGAGCGAGAACCGGCAGCAGGAGATCTCGGCCATCTCGCGCGGGCTCAAGGGCCTGGCGCGCGAGCTCGACGTGCCCGTCCTGGTCCTCTCCCAGCTGTCGCGGGCCGTGGAGTCGCGGCCCAACAAGAGGCCGATGCTCTCCGACCTGCGCGAGTGCGTCACCGGCGACACCCTCGTCAACCTGGCC from Trueperaceae bacterium includes the following:
- the dnaB gene encoding replicative DNA helicase — translated: MPGVETRTPPHNIEAEQSVLGSILLDNEVYGNLEGTLTAEQFYKEAHRKVFRAMERLHRRGEPMDLVTLTEELRQAGDLEGVGSVAYLVGLVDSVPTAAYAESYARIVHEKATLRDLIGAGGRIMQAAFDQSGPLEEVLDAAEKAVFDLTTRKRRSNFEGMRTLVTQTFQEINERFANPNPVSGLRVGFKELDSMTGGLQPASLNVLAARPSMGKTALALTIGLNAALKEGAAVGIFSLEMSAVQLVQRMLCAEARVDMTRVRSGNLNDRDFQRLADTAGRMSEARMFIDDHSDMTVMELRSRARRLQAEHGLDLLVIDYLQLMSGSARSTSENRQQEISAISRGLKGLARELDVPVLVLSQLSRAVESRPNKRPMLSDLRECVTGDTLVNLADGRLVPIADLVGHAPEVLAMDGAERIVAARSETVWRVGERPVFAVRLASGRTRRTTAEHLWYAAGGWTPLARLAPGARVARAGRLPEAPTSSGVAQRTRAAVGASAAAVAAAARPAAAARP